A region of Silurus meridionalis isolate SWU-2019-XX chromosome 17, ASM1480568v1, whole genome shotgun sequence DNA encodes the following proteins:
- the LOC124399792 gene encoding uncharacterized protein LOC124399792, whose protein sequence is MAFRVKASKNILFLISLLFWWSGAVFTYVGSYFITSYKNFDDFRVDDYGLVPAIIILAVAGVMFSISIIGCCAILRESKIGLGFFLLIIWLILAAEVTALVFGYVYKPSIIDGLYGSAYNLFYMYDGYNSQSEAVDYLQTQLQCCGLTDYNDWKNFRWYYVYKTVPESCCRANEPCSGKLEQPHLLNTGGCVDKLQQLLERVLNFALLVILGFAIIKFLGILSISFIICRKPGNDYRTLYKQTQLCKFTAGGSSQSRRLRLLPLVRYWSLDSAVNTQKPRQIMANMVLKSQHKDQDASLRQFHVVDRRSLQRVAVKKLALRDDMSIKHALREVKITCRLQHENIVRVFEALGPCGQPLPHNLTQVTEIYIVQELMETDLAQILEQDPLPVAHATLLFYQLLRGLKFIHSANVLHRDLKPANIFINTEQMLLKIGDFGLARIVDPHYSHKVSGVTFTLLGSYFIAIYKIFEDFRVDDYGLVPAIIILAVAGVMFSISIIGCCAIWRESKIGLGFFLLIILLIFAAEVTALVFGYVYEPSISEGFSDSEYDFFYMYDGYNSQSKAVDYLQTELQCCGLTDYNDWKNFRWYYDRKTVPESCCRANEQCSGKLEQPHLLNTDFLGILSIFFFICRRSKNDCQSLYA, encoded by the exons ATGGCCTTCCGGGTCAAAGCATCTAAGAacattctttttcttattagtttattattttgg TGGTCAGGAGCGGTGTTCACGTATGTCGGCTCTTATTTCATAACCAGCTATAAGAATTTTGATGACTTCAGGGTTGACGATTATGGCCTTGTCCCTGCAATCATCATTCTTGCCGTGGCCGGAGTCATGTTTTCAATCAGCATAATTGGCTGCTGTGCAATTTTGAGGGAGTCTAAAATTGGCCTAGGCTTT TTCCTACTGATCATCTGGCTGATCCTTGCTGCGGAGGTCACTGCCTTAGTGTTTGGCTACGTGTACAAACCATCA ATAATTGATGGCTTGTACGGGTCAGCGTATAATCTTTTTTATATGTACGATGGCTATAATTCACAATCCGAAGCAGTGGATTACTTGCAGACTCag tTGCAATGTTGTGGGTTAACTGACTACAACGACTGGAAAAATTTTCGATGGTACTATGTTTACAAAACTGTGCCTGAATCATGCTGCAGAGCAAACGAACCGTGCAGTGGAAAATTGGAACAGCCACATCTGCTGAATACTGgc GGATGTGTAGATAAATTGCAGCAGCTGCTGGAGCGTGTGCTGAATTTTGCCCTGCTTGTCATCTTGGGATTTGCCATCATAAAG ttCTTAGGTATTTTAAGCATTTCTTTTATCATCTGCCGAAAACCCGGAAATGACTACCGAACACTTTAT AAGCAGACGCAGCTTTGTAAATTCACGGCCGGAGGCAGCAGCCAATCCCGGCGCTTGCGCCTCTTGCCTCTCGTTCGCTATTGGTCTCTGGACTCGG cagTGAATACACAGAAACCTCGGCAGATAATGGCAAACATGGTGCTGAAAAGCCAACACAAAGACCAAGATG CCTCCCTCAGGCAGTTTCATGTCGTTGATAGACGAAGTTTGCAACGAGTGGCAGTTAAGAAGCTGGCACTGCGTGACGACATGAGCATTAAACATGCATTGCGTGAAGTAAAAATCACATGCCGACTTCAACATGAGAACATAGTAAGAGTGTTTGAAGCACTGGGCCCCTGTGGCCAGCCTTTACCCCACAACCTCACTCAAGTCACAGAGATCTATATTGTGCAAGAGCTTATGGAAACAGATCTGGCCCAGATATTGGAGCAGGACCCATTGCCAGTAGCCCATGCCACTTTGCTTTTTTACCAGCTTCTGCGAGGCCTCAAGTTTATCCACTCAGCCAATGTGCTGCACCGTGACCTAAAGCCagccaacatcttcatcaacaCTGAGCAGATGCTGCTGAAGATAGGAGACTTTGGATTGGCACGCATTGTTGACCCACACTACTCACACAAG GTCTCAGGAGTGACGTTCACGTTACTTGGCTCTTATTTCATAGCCATCTATAAGATTTTTGAAGACTTCAGGGTTGACGATTATGGCCTTGTCCCTGCAATCATCATTCTTGCCGTGGCCGGAGTCATGTTCTCAATCAGCATAATTGGCTGCTGTGCAATTTGGAGGGAGTCTAAAATTGGCCTAGGCTTT TTCCTACTGATCATCTTGCTGATCTTTGCTGCGGAGGTCACTGCCTTAGTGTTTGGCTATGTGTACGAACCATCA ATAAGTGAAGGCTTCAGCGATTCagagtatgattttttttatatgtacgATGGCTATAATTCACAATCCAAAGCAGTGGATTACTTGCAGACTGag tTGCAATGTTGTGGGTTAACAGACTACAACGACTGGAAAAATTTTCGATGGTACTATGATCGCAAAACTGTGCCTGAATCATGCTGCAGAGCAAACGAACAGTGCAGTGGAAAATTGGAACAGCCACATCTGCTGAATACTGAc ttCTTAGgtattttaagcattttttttttcatctgccGAAGATCCAAAAATGACTGCCAATCACTTTATGCGTAA
- the mapk4 gene encoding mitogen-activated protein kinase 4: MARWSSFAFRHGFDLGSNFHDLRPLGTGASGLVLSAVDRRSGQRVAVKKLALRDAMSIKHALREVKITCRLQHENIVRVFEALGPCGQPLPHNLTQVTEIYIVQELMETDLAQILEQDPLPVAHATLLFYQLLRGLKFIHSANVLHRDLKPANIFINTEQMLLKIGDFGLARIVDPHYSHKGYLSEGMVTKWYRSPRLLLFPNNYTKAIDMWAAGCILAEMLTGRMLFAGAHELEQMQLILDTVPVIREEDRKELLRVMPSYVNHNWKVRRSLQELLPEVEEEAIDFLEQILTFNPVDRLTAEAALSHSFLRQYSCPQDEPVSLQPFRIEDELEDSLVSEHGHWDSLSSDLCWKQQDECGSTQSMSEMGETEEDEVQKDPRANSTSFIEEALVDPGKHSHSSSAERFLEQSHSSLDRLCGHYMELDCGRSCDYKVGSPSYLDKIAWRDGRPQHYSEPKLILDLSNWKHNTFTSPKGGDPEQLNAEEPADLFQEISRWASTQLGLHSPDSPQDPPNSPGSPPLPISPTLFPQPRTPTQAPSILYTSEVLQHRRRSPASFFSPPSLLPSSPSSPTPFQNNKVSPTASREEDSHFDLDVFISQVKHENNVTSKQGSISCTSRISDHNPFRSQSSSDVVKPHSLHKEQW, encoded by the exons ATGGCCAGGTGGAGCTCTTTTGCATTCAGACATGGCTTTGATCTCGGCAGTAACTTCCACGATCTTCGACCCCTGGGCACGGGTGCATCTGGCCTGGTGTTGTCTGCCGTTGATAGACGAAGTGGGCAACGAGTGGCAGTTAAGAAGCTGGCACTGCGTGACGCCATGAGCATTAAACATGCATTGCGTGAAGTAAAAATCACATGCCGACTTCAACATGAGAACATAGTAAGAGTGTTTGAAGCACTGGGCCCCTGTGGCCAGCCATTACCCCACAACCTCACTCAAGTCACAGAGATCTATATTGTGCAAGAGCTTATGGAAACAGATCTGGCCCAGATATTGGAGCAGGACCCATTGCCAGTAGCCCATGCCACTTTGCTTTTTTACCAGCTTCTGCGAGGACTCAAGTTCATCCACTCAGCCAATGTGCTGCACCGTGACCTAAAGCCagccaacatcttcatcaacaCTGAGCAGATGCTGCTGAAGATAGGAGACTTTGGATTGGCACGCATTGTTGACCCACACTACTCACACAAG GGCTACCTCTCAGAGGGGATGGTGACTAAATGGTATCGCTCCCCTCGTCTGCTGCTCTTTCCGAACAACTACACCAAGGCCATCGACATGTGGGCCGCAGGCTGCATCCTGGCCGAGATGCTAACAGGACGCATGCTTTTTGCAG GTGCCCATGAGCTGGAGCAGATGCAGTTAATACTGGACACAGTGCCAGTGATTAGGGAGGAGGACAGGAAGGAGTTGCTGAGAGTCATGCCATCCTATGTCAATCACAACTGGAAGGTCAGGAGATCACTGCAAGAGCTGCTCCctgaagtggaggaggaag CCATAGACTTCCTGGAGCAGATCTTGACTTTCAACCCTGTGGACCGTCTGACAGCAGAAGCAGCTCTGTCTCACTCATTCCTCAGGCAGTATTCCTGTCCTCAGGATGAGCCTGTGTCCCTCCAGCCCTTTCGCATAGAGGACGAATTGGAGGACAGCCTGGTGAGCGAACATGGCCACTGGGACAG TCTGTCTTCAGATCTGTGCTGGAAGCAGCAGGACGAGTGTGgcagtacacaaagcatgtcaGAAATGGGAGAGACTGAGGAAGATGAGGTGCAGAAAGATCCCAGAGCTAATTCCACCTCCTTCATTGAGGAAGCTCTGGTGGATCCTGGTAAGCACTCTCACAGCAGTTCGGCAGAGCGATTTCTTGAGCAGTCGCACTCATCTTTGGACAGACTCTGCGGCCATTATATGGAGCTGGACTGTGGCCGCTCCTGTGACTACAAAGTGGGTTCTCCATCATATTTAGATAAAATAGCATGGAGGGATGGGAGGCCCCAACACTATTCTGAGCCAAAGCTGATTCTGGACTTGTCTAATTGGAAGCACAACACATTCACATCTCCCAAAGGGGGGGATCCTGAGCAGCTGAATGCGGAGGAGCCTGCTGATTTGTTTCAGGAGATTTCACGTTGGGCAAGCACACAACTGGGCCTTCATTCTCCCGATTCACCTCAGGATCCTCCAAACTCACCAGGGTCTCCCCCTTTACCCATTTCCCCTACCCTCTTTCCTCAACCACGCACGCCAACCCAGGCACCTTCTATACTCTACACTTCCGAAGTTCTTCAGCACAGGAGGAGAAGTCcggcttctttcttttctcctccctctctgTTGCCTTCGTCCCCCTCATCACCCACCCCTTTTCAAAACAACAAAGTCTCGCCAACAGCTAGCAGAGAGGAAGATTCTCACTTTGACCTGGATGTGTTCATCTCACAAGTAAAGCATGAGAACAATGTAACTTCTAAGCAGGGTAGCATTAGCTGTACCTCTAGAATATCAGATCACAATCCTTTTAGATCTCAATCTTCATCAGATGTGGTCAAACCTCATAGTTTGCACAAAGAACAATGGTAG